The genomic stretch aaaaaaatgatatactaTCGTGATACGTGTGGAAGGTAcagaataagaaaaattgtaatattattGCTGAACTCTTACAGAAAATATCTATGGAGAGTTCAATAGATAACTTGATACATAAGTCGAATTGGACAgaaatttttatcgaatttgTTCCGTGGAATTGATGTGGTACAGCACATATTAGTACAGTCACTTGGTGAAAACCAAAACGCCCTACGAGTCCAAATCAATCTCTTTATTCTAGgtgtttttcgaaataactcTCAAAAGGTACTCTCGGGACATGGAAATAAATCGAATATTATCTGTGATCTTGTAATATAACCGATAAAGGTAATCACTTATAATGTCATAATTCAAGGGAATGATATAAAACCTATCACATATCATATAttatcgtcaattaacaatATCTACACTGTACATAGTGCGCAAATTGCGATTGATATCATAAAAACTTGAAGAACTGTTTCCGGTATTTCTTGACCATCTGCTGGAGGTAATTTCAGATTACGAAAAACTATTCCCCGAACAAATATCTGAATAAAATAATACGTTCAGGTTaatgcaatattttgttaaaagtcAATAGAACTTGacattttttcatcttattgGCAATCCAAAAGGTTGATTGTTATTATGATCTTGTTGTTAGTGTCAGCACTAGTGAAAATTCGGCTTCTACTATTGAGAGAGTCAGTAAAATTAATACTATTGGAATTCACATATTTAAATCTATATGTAATAACGGATTTAGTACGTAACaataattttctacattttttggtAGCTCTCAGAGGGATCACAATCTACTCTAGTAATCtaacaatatttataagttaattattcaaaaacttgtacattgaaatattttcatatccTTCAATTTATATGCATTTTGAGGGAAAACGCTTCGAAGTAAAGAATATTTCCATGACTTTTGTATTTCACCACCTAgagaaactatttttaaaaataatgtttgcaAAAAGCTCATAATGTCACaacaatttatatcatttttatcaataatatgaCATCCTAGTATAAATGTCATATTTTCTgcaagaaaaacaacaaaatatgtCCACAAGTCACGTACATTTCTTCTGTTATGTTATAATATGGTGATGTCTTGTCATATGGTATTTTCCATAGGCGGGCTTTAAACAAGAATGGTTATAGgtgaattttggaaatatataaaatatttttttagatgtaGCTCATAAAACTTTGTGAGCCATAATCACAAtcatatgatattttttttcattattatcatctTTGCATATTTACAATCTACATCACATGTAAGTATTAAGTAAATTAGTTGACTGTATTTGACTCAAAAGGGAAGCATTCGTTAATGCTAATTctcatatactatttttttaatgttctaGTAGGTTTTGGGGCCAAGCAAGTTGTACGTAGTCCTCTCGTGCGTGAACCGTTAGTGGATAGTTCTTCTATCAGCTCGTTTGgaataggaaatgttgaaatcagTGTGGAGTGTATGATTACTGACATACCATAGAGCATCCGCCTGGTTTCTTAGTGTTTTGGATTGAAACCTTTGAATTATGTTGATCGCAGTAGGTTTAGCGCATCTCCAGAGTTGGATCCCGTATCGTTTAATATTACGTTTTGATTATTAACTACAGACAACTAAAAAAGGATGGTGAAAAAGACTTTAGTCttagaaaattcaatattttggttaattGAGCAAATTGCAGATAATCACTAAAAAATTAGGATCAAATGGCAATGTGTAAGGAAGGAGGTGCATATGAAATCTGTACCTAATTCTCGGAAATAACTTCTATTatattaaatctttttttttattgacaagTATGAAAATTATGGATAGTTTTGTTAATATAGAAAAGAAGCTCAATCAAACTTTTTCACGTCACTTACTGTAGCTTGACAAGTAGAAATGTCTCACGatgtagtgaaaaaaattacaaattaataaaattggatttttttaaactgGTTTATAATCGTAAACCATAACATTGTGCACAATGTTTGCTTCCTTAATTGTACCTTTCTTATTTATGGCCATGCCAAATTTTCGCcattaaaacattgaaaatccGCCAGGTTTTGTGGAAGGTTAAACATAGTATTCAAACTAATAAGGTCTGGTAcgtatattttagaaaatggaAACCAGTTTACAAACTGTCCTACTTGAAGGTAAGGGTGACAATGTTGTGCTTACTCTGGATTTTCTATAGAGATGAAATCTAGAATGGTACTCCCATTACAGTTTCCTCATTTGTCAAAAGTCATAATTCATAtcgttttattaacaattttataaattatcttGAAAATGATGATAGAAACTGGAAAAAAACCAAATCAACTTCGCTTCAGATTTAAGAATTAAGACTAGGAGGCACGTTGATGTCCTGATAAGACCAAGTATGTCTAAACTATGTTTATCATGTGATGTTTTGAGATATTTGATTGAATTGCATTACTACATAGTTTTACATTAAACATTAATTATATGACTAAACGggttgaattaatttttcatttcctatccactttttaataatttaagttTTATATATGAAACCCCTTTGATCTGTTAATGTCTCAACTACTATAACACGTCATTTgatatcaaaatgaatataatatataatacgTTAGGtcagaaattatttcttttatttagcTTGAATGCTAAATCACTCGTTTTGGTCTGATGCATCAAACAAGGAAATAGGGTGCAACGAGAAACATACCTGTTGTTCACTTTACAAAAAATACGTAAAAACGGCTAAAACATCTATTAAAACCAGTTGCTTCAAGTGTGTTTCCCGGATAGGGGCTTTTTGGGTTTAATTGTTTGCGGCAGGAAGattaaatttggaaaaccaTATAGTCACAAGAGAAATGGACAGGAAGTAACATTTGGAGATTCGGTTGAGGGTTTTCACGttcaatatatattaattaaatatgagAATTCATATACAAGGTCTGGGTaagatgataataaattattaggtGTTTGTTGGAAATAATATAGGGAGATAAAATACTTAACTTGAATTCAGAAGAAACTcgaaaaatgtttcaagttaATCAGCAATCCAACgcaatatttgagaaaaaataaatcatggaGGTATATATGAAATCTGTACCTAATTCTCggaatttgagaaaaaataaatcatacaATTACATCTTAAGCTGCTCAAACTATGAGCATTTGAATAAATGTAAGAAATGGACACGGATAATATTCCTATTTTTGAGGATACATATATCCAAAAACATTCCTATATTTATTTGAACTCCATTTTTTCAAGCAACAGCTTTAATATCGAGCTAATTTTATTCTATAGTTTGctagaatttttttaacagcGCTCAAGTTTTTGGAGCAATGagtaaattaagttttttttgaacCGTATTAATACTGTTGGAGTACAAACTTGCGTAGACAAGTATAATGGTATTtctttatgaagaaaattaaccATAACTAAGCTGAACTTTAAACGTAGTTGTAAAAGCAGCAGCTCTTTGAAAATGGTATAGAGAGCTTAGAATCTCTAAGATAATTGTTTACAAAACTGTCTGACAGAACGTGGTTTTTAAACCCCGGATAGGCTCGCTTAGCAATTGAATATAGAGTAAGCTATTCTATAACAAAACCAATTTTAGTCTgaagatttttgataaaattctttttgaaacaactttattcattaattaaacACCTTACAAAAGTACGAACAATTGTTTGAATCTCAAATTAGTGCATTAAAAAAACTCTGGTCTCGAGACTTAAATAACAGTAAACAGTCACACTACGCACTTTATAACAAAACGTTTATATTTTCTCACATCATCTACATATTTAAGAAGCTTTTACATTTTCTTATATAgattggaaaatttgatttcattacTTGAACCAGTAAAGATTTTGGATGCGAGTTGAACAGgattattaaaacaattgttagtTATGTTTTGCGATAGATATAAGTCTGTATCACATTACTCCACTATTCAGTCTTAGTAAGATACTCGGAAATATGATCTTATACTGACTGTAAACATATTTAAACAGCtacatataatttatttgtggaaaatataCTGAATGTTGAATGATTTCTAGTTTCGTTATTCATATTACTGAAATAGCTGAATCAATAATGTGTTATAAACTTGCGATTCCCTTACTAATGCAGCTAGGTACCATTCTGATTGGTATCTATTGATGTCTTTTTATGATATTCATTCGAAGCTATCCCTTTAACTTTAGAGAGTGCTCATAAAGTCTCGGAAAGATACTGCAAGTTCAATAATCATGTAGATTCTTTGAATTGATGACTAGTTCAGCAATATTCGTAACCATGAAAACATTTGATATGGTATGGATCCATGAAAGCTTTGGCAACGTGTGGTTTATTGAAGGTATGTTTATTGAAGGTATGAATTGACATACATTTATACTACTTTCTGAACTGCAGCGGGCTTTTATGTTGCCTTCATTGAAAATCTATTATCATAATAGCACCCCATACTAAAACATCCATGGTGCTGTAGACTTGAGGCTTCCTATCAAATTCTAGATACCGTCATCTTTCACGTCGCCTCCTGACCTTTCCCTGACAATAGTGCATGAGAGTCGTCACTGAAGAATACTTTGCTGATCTCACTGTATTTTCTTGCAACACCAGAACAAACGGCGACGACAATATTCAGATTTAAGGAACAATACAATGTTGACAGTAATAGGTTTAAAATTCGTATTCGACAATATACTTGATCAACATACATCCGTGCTCTTCAAACTAATGAATTAGGATTTCTCTGTCGGTACTAAATGTGTCTCTAGGAGCCAATAGTCTCAATCGACGATCCTGTCATTCTGTGGTGACTCTACGACGAGTCCTCGCATCTACGAACTCAACCTTTTTAAGGACAACTGCAATGTAGTGCCTAAGGATCTACGGGACCTATTGAAAACAACTCTCTTCCATAGACCAGCTTGGCACATCACACCTAGTAAATTCTTAGCAAATTAGATTTAGAGCTTTGTGACAAAACTAAACCTAGATCAGAATTCAAATGACACcgtatattctaaaaaatattgcatACTACTAAATCACTGAAGCACCTCAAATAGTTGAAATATGAAGTTGTCAATTCTTATTAACATGTATTGACCTTCTTACCTCAGTCTAAGAATGAAAAGTCTGAGAATGAAGAGAACCGCTGATTTATATCAGgtggataaaaaaatttcagattatttttatattccttagATCAGTGAGCATTCTATGGACAAATTCTCTTTCTTTGtaatcatttcaaatattatccTGTTTTGTCGCATCATCCAAGGTatcttgtaaatatttttgttaattgcgGAGAGATTTTCGACTATAGTATTTGGttgatttatattcaaatagTCTGTAAAAATTGGTTGAATTGAAAATGTGAATTATTTCAACAGCTTTATCATATTACGTATCAATAGAATGCTATGTTATTAACAGAtggatttgtttatatatttattgaaaattcacaaaacTAACTTTTGATAATGAAGCTAATAAGATTTCTGTTTGTTTCAGATAATGCTATCGCAAAATGCCAGTCCTACTTCTACGAGAAGTCTTCACTACATCCCTGTCAACACTAGTAGAAAAGGCACAAAGAAAGTCCCCGCCTCTACTAGAATACGACCTGCAGCTCAATAATTGCCATTTGAATTTAATTCTACTATCCAAACcggatagaaaaataaattcaacgtCACCAGATGAAGGATTCGAATCCGATATAGATAGTTTATCCATAGTATCTAGTGACAACGATAGTTTTACCACAGAAAAATTAACGGAGGGCGAAAGCAAACCGAATACTGAGACTGATTCTGCCAACGGCTCCTCAAGTAGTGATTCTGATATCGAAACACCAGATGCCAAGGTTTTCGAACCACAAGCAAAGAAGCAAGAGTTGTTGgaaaaagaaagttttaatCTAGTCGATTGCATATGTTACACTGATGTCAAATGCACCAATATActgatttttgttattaaaaatgaagCGTTAGTATTTGCTTTTGATAATGTTGGACatctgaaaaatttttatacaaattttacgACTTTGAAAGCGGTGGCAAATCAAAAAGCTTATGGGACTAATTTGAACACTCGGTTTAATTTACTTCAGAGAACTGATCAGAATGGAGTAACTCATATAGAAATTACAAGAGAAGCAGAAAACAGAACATTGAAGCAAGAAGTACATACCGGCATAGATGATGTTACTACTCCAGTGAATATAATTGAGAACGTGTCAAAAAATAAGTTCAAAGATGTGAATTCAAGACAAAGAGTAGAAAGTCAACTAATCAACGACATTAAATACAACACTATTAATTCGAAGCTAGGTCCAAAAGCTAAAATAGTGACCAAGTCCAATTCTATAGAGAACATCTTACATTTAGACAACAGTAAATCAAATCTAGTCAAagatgaaacaaaattgaagaaGGTTTGGAATAGTGCGGAAGATCTTTTGGAACCACCTAAACGACCACAGCGTCGAAGGAAAGGTAGAGCTCCTCAACCACCTATTATTCAAgaaaaacaagatatttatagCGGCCAATTTGTGAGAGTGAGCGTGAGCTTCGATCCAgttaaaaatttagataaaaataggCTGATTATAAAAAGTTCCCTAAACGAACCGCATCCTaagaaattacagaatttcaacaTATTGGGAAAACCGAGTATAACTTCTATTCTAAGGCCTAAAGAGAAGGAGATACTCAAGTATGAATCGAAAAAATTAGACAGTACATCAAATCGAGGAAAAGTTTTTGATGGATGGACCAATTCAATGCCGAGATTGTTGAAAAAACCAAGAAGTAGATCAGAAACCAGAAACTTCATACCTATGGCTTACCGGTACATAGATACAACTCAAGATTACCCTCCATCTTACACTACCAATTTAATAGAAAGAGGGGATGCTCATTTTTCAGCGCACAGTCCAAACCTATCTTTATCCAATTATTTGAGAGGTGAAAAATATGctcaaaatattaacaatcGACTTTTTGGGCTAAGTCCTAAACTAAGAGAGTTTGCGGACGAGGGAACTGATAAAGTAGATGGAAAATGGAGCGTTAGTGACAGAAATGTCATagtaaataaagataataatttgaaaagtgtAATCAAAGTcaataaagatgaaaataataagaagaaaaatgataaaaaggtAACTTTTAGTGCCTACACTACGGTACAAGTTGTATGAGTAGttttttgcaaattattgatgaatattCTTAAGGGTATAAAAAGAATTCAGCTAGAATTGAATataaagacatttttatttcatcataccgcaaatattaacattaaaagCCATAAATATATGCTTCCACTTGAACCTGATTTAAATTAGGCAGATTAAAACTGCCACATATTTAGCGTATGTAACATGATAACGTCACGTATTTGCACTAGCTCAATAGTAGTGCACTGCTACGAAACTGATCAAAGTTACATGAATAATTCCTGTTgaagaataatataaaatttcctAGTTGTTGTCTCCTACAGATGATgccatatttgaaatataaaaagaattagctatcaatgtttaattttttatgtaatactCGTAAACACAACCAACAGCAGCAGTTTCCCAGCAAAGTTCACCATATTGATGAACTTATATGTAGACCTGAAAAGTTATCGTttataatatacattatttttccttccatttCTTAATTCGTAGAACTTTAATTATAAGTTTTTTCTGTTGAATCGACTTTATTTTAGGTCATTTTCAATTGTAATGACTGTTTTAATAGATATTACTATCGAAGTTTTGATTTATCAGTAATATATTATTCTAGATgccaataaaaatcaaattttatcatcatttGAAGTAAATAGAGACATTCTATAGAATGTTTTTAGATGTGAATTTTTGGCAGATATGTTTAGCACATTTGAACATAGcccttttttcctttttgtattGCTAGCACAAGGATACTAATATTTTATCTGGCGATGCAATATGAATTGCGTACCAAAATTCAGTTTTTGGCATCATTCAAACTCTCCCACACAACCACGAAAATGGCAAAAAGACGCAACTTCGAAAGTACTGGTTCATACCGCATACAACCTTGACTTAATAACATGAGCTTCCAATTATATCAATTTAGAACAAACTGTTAAACGATCAGGCAGCAAAATTTTTTGAGGATGGTAACAAAAATCTAGTACCAAAACTTGACAACTGTTCAGATGTTAGTCGAGACTATGTTGCAAAATGTTCATATTCCAGTTTGACATACATACAGTGAAAAAACGGCGACAtactaaaaaacaataaataccATATTTTGCAGTTGTTGAAGGGAAAGTGGATAGTAAGAGAGGACCAGAAAGTAGACTGTATTCATGGTTGCACAACCCACGTCAGTGGTTTGGAGTGTCATCTGTTGATCTGTTTGGAAACGCAGTGGACAAAACAAGAATATCCTTGTTAATAGCCAACTTTGCAGTCTTCATGCTTGATTGTAGGTTAATTCAAAACTAATAATGAGGACAACCGATTAAAATTAGTAACCCACTTcttaaatttgacaaaaattgatgGTCGTAGCAAAGAATCCGGTGCAAATgaggaaaacccaaaaataataggtttcattttatatgaattaaacCAGATTGATGGAGGAAATTATATTAGTCAAACCAGTCTTTTCTTGTTGTTTTTGCTTTTACTTGCTCCAAATCAAGATCTCTCTATAAATTCTGTAGTTATAATCAACTTAGTAGAATACAAGAAAATACATTATTGAGAATCTAAAATTTAAATTCCTCACGTGATATCCTCACgtgaataatgaataatttgtcacccaaataatttccaataaaaattctTCAGTCTCAATATACTGGTAGTTCATAAAATTTGTGTGACTAGCCCAATGTAAATCtcataaaacatgttttattagaTTTACATGAATGTAGAAgctgtatttgtttttatcatcattttgtATTAactactttaatttttatttgtttaaaaataaaaattgaaacgtacaaaaatacaattgaaccTTGCCGCGGGACTGAAAGTCTGTAGTTTCAACCACCAAGTTTATTGAGAACGATTAAACATATAGTTGAATCAGATCAATACCGTCATAAAGTGAATTGATAAATACTAGTCTTTCTCTTTATTtgatatagttttaataaatcatCATATACTTTACTTTGGAATATATATCAATGTAAGCTGTTATCGAACAAAACCCGATATGTTTCGTGTGGTATAACCGTTTAGAATGAATGAGGGCTAATAAATCAACAAGATTATACCGTACCAATATATAAAACGAGCATAAGCGACAAACAAATACATTTTCgcacaaaaaataatacatatttcttcctaaaataatatatgaaacaaaGAATTTGGTAATTCGTGGAAAGCACAAAgctaaaatagaagaaattgaaatggGCTAAATTAAATCGATTAAATCAGGGCAAACGTCAATAATTGTTAAAGATAATAATTGAGGAAGTAAACTAAGGGAAGCAATGGATTTACCCCATAGAggattaaataaagaaaaaactctggagaatactaaaataaaaaggACATAAACACATGAAAAGGAATATGGAGTCTCAGCTCGACGACTTAAAAAACATAAAGCCAATAAGAAAATGAGGGTCCCTTATATTTTTATGTGTAAAACGGGATATTActaatattaaaaagtttttgtggTTAGAAACGGTTGAAAATACTTCCGATATATAGGTACAATTTAATGTAGTACTGAGTATAGTATATATTGGTCTTAAGAgacaaattaatttgttaataaatcgaaataatatacaaatttttattctggTCAGATAATAAATGAGAACTAAGTGCTTGATATTTAATAATACTGGACACACATGAAATTTGTGAGATAACTAATAACAACAACTTGTACCTAGTGTAAACTAACATCAATGTACCATAGTCgatgttaaatatatttagaagTTTGAGAgcattttgaaaccaaaaattgttgttattgtataaaaatagtaGATGCTATTAGTATTGCATTTTCTTCCGATCAATATGAGAGGAATATACAGAAagcgaatattttgaaattgaataaagaagtatataaataacaacATAACGATGTACCATCCTTCATCAATGAATTCTACCTCCTAAGATCTCGTGACGGGCAACTGCAGCTCGTTGTCGTCTTCAAAACAACGTGATGTTAATCAGCTCTTTATTCTCGCAAATAAGTGCAAATCATTAGGCGAATGATCAATTAAGGATTTCTCGGGAATGGTTTACCTTGTAACTTCGGAATTTACAATGCAAAAACTTTCTTCGGCAGTTAATTAGAACTGCTCTCCTATAGCTGCTAAGTTTGACAGTACTATTCCGAAATTATTTTGACACCACATtcgagaaaattaatttgaagcATCAAGTGATCATTCTAAAAGACAACGCCATAATTGATTCCTTTCAATTGCCACATTCTTCCAGTACCGTATACTGATATAAGGTTCAAACGGCACGAGCCTCATGAGATTTAACGAAATCAAGCGACAGTTACTCATTTACTTTTACTTATTTTGATATGTACTGAATTCTATCTGAATAAATCTGCAATATCTCATAAATATCGATGCTtgggttttgttttataatgtgagcctacaaattttgtaaaatattcttCCATGAATGCCATATTATGACGATTATGATGTTGATGAA from Diorhabda sublineata isolate icDioSubl1.1 chromosome 5, icDioSubl1.1, whole genome shotgun sequence encodes the following:
- the LOC130444312 gene encoding uncharacterized protein LOC130444312 translates to MPVLLLREVFTTSLSTLVEKAQRKSPPLLEYDLQLNNCHLNLILLSKPDRKINSTSPDEGFESDIDSLSIVSSDNDSFTTEKLTEGESKPNTETDSANGSSSSDSDIETPDAKVFEPQAKKQELLEKESFNLVDCICYTDVKCTNILIFVIKNEALVFAFDNVGHLKNFYTNFTTLKAVANQKAYGTNLNTRFNLLQRTDQNGVTHIEITREAENRTLKQEVHTGIDDVTTPVNIIENVSKNKFKDVNSRQRVESQLINDIKYNTINSKLGPKAKIVTKSNSIENILHLDNSKSNLVKDETKLKKVWNSAEDLLEPPKRPQRRRKGRAPQPPIIQEKQDIYSGQFVRVSVSFDPVKNLDKNRLIIKSSLNEPHPKKLQNFNILGKPSITSILRPKEKEILKYESKKLDSTSNRGKVFDGWTNSMPRLLKKPRSRSETRNFIPMAYRYIDTTQDYPPSYTTNLIERGDAHFSAHSPNLSLSNYLRGEKYAQNINNRLFGLSPKLREFADEGTDKVDGKWSVSDRNVIVNKDNNLKSVIKVNKDENNKKKNDKKVTFSAYTTVQVV